In the Leptospira limi genome, one interval contains:
- a CDS encoding tyrosine-type recombinase/integrase has protein sequence MIKLKYKSIDKRFHLYFPYSELYIKIAKSIPKAIYHPEDKSWSYPNDVISIKRVLLDFSNFDIRYLANEIPKQCGILEDFFRSARERNFSFFTTKTYYSHLYRLLLFTEKLPMNIVSRDIENYLDFQVKEKSLRSASIRSARQAFIFYFREVRKQMKNLKFPKMKTDTKLPEVLSAEETRAIFNALPNLKHKILLLISYSAGLRVGEVIHLQLKDIDLERNMIRITQGKGKKDRYTILANSLILELKEYLQVREYNLLLKYSFNEVKNITWLFPGAGKKPLHIRTAESIFNQAAAKAKITKKVTFHSLRHAFATHLLELGTDLRMIQTLLGHSSVRTTQIYTKVARSRLENIKSPLDQMTKPKT, from the coding sequence ATGATCAAACTCAAATACAAATCAATTGATAAACGATTCCATTTATATTTTCCGTATTCGGAATTGTATATCAAAATCGCAAAATCAATTCCAAAGGCAATTTACCACCCTGAAGATAAAAGTTGGTCCTATCCTAATGATGTTATTTCCATTAAACGCGTGTTACTTGATTTTTCAAATTTCGATATTCGGTATTTAGCAAATGAGATTCCTAAACAATGTGGGATTTTGGAAGATTTTTTCCGTTCGGCGAGGGAAAGGAATTTTTCATTTTTCACCACCAAAACATATTATTCACATCTATACAGGCTGTTGCTTTTCACAGAAAAATTGCCTATGAATATTGTTTCGAGGGATATTGAAAACTATTTGGACTTCCAAGTAAAAGAAAAATCATTACGTTCTGCTTCAATCCGAAGTGCAAGGCAAGCATTCATTTTCTATTTTCGGGAAGTCCGTAAGCAGATGAAAAATCTCAAATTCCCAAAAATGAAAACTGATACCAAATTACCTGAAGTATTATCGGCGGAAGAAACAAGAGCGATATTCAATGCACTTCCGAATTTAAAACATAAAATATTACTTCTAATTAGTTACTCAGCAGGATTGCGCGTTGGAGAAGTGATTCATTTACAATTAAAAGATATCGATTTGGAACGCAACATGATCCGAATCACCCAAGGAAAAGGCAAAAAAGATAGATACACAATTCTTGCCAATTCCCTCATACTCGAACTCAAAGAATACTTACAAGTGAGAGAATACAATTTACTCTTAAAATATAGTTTTAATGAGGTAAAAAACATAACTTGGTTATTTCCAGGAGCAGGAAAAAAACCTCTTCACATCAGAACTGCTGAATCCATTTTCAACCAAGCGGCCGCTAAAGCAAAGATTACAAAAAAAGTCACCTTTCATAGTTTGCGGCATGCATTTGCGACACATTTGTTGGAACTCGGAACGGATCTAAGAATGATCCAAACTCTACTCGGACACTCAAGTGTCCGAACCACACAAATTTACACCAAAGTTGCTAGGAGTCGATTGGAAAATATCAAAAGCCCTCTTGACCAAATGACAAAACCAAAAACTTAA
- a CDS encoding methyl-accepting chemotaxis protein → MHFYFSNISIRLRLILLPLPVLLFLLIVLVLYIQSQNKEIDFSVKEQKGIEIIKPVYFAFKVALPKFKIGNENVDDLKPMIEEGKATILKSGILSEDSKQIQKWNTYLTYERFDQETTRNFLEDTQELAVKIGDHSNLILDPKLESYYQMDIILFQIPMLWKHVGQLKELIRDEYLGENRKRKTFSNISYTKSIISINAIENICINITSSYKKTMENAPTNQGEMQKNIDQTNQACNAYVDELKKILITEVNKPDSSDELFNIIHKGTFLGSEIQNFSILVFENLIKDRLSEQKFHRLVNILILVLALSVSILLIFLIFKSINLPLKTVLMKVEELSSGDADLTKKLPSFGENEIGEISGSINRFVNQLHDIIVQLKHSVNQVEKSSDQLKHDALSVSDNASGLASTSEEAAASLEELSSSFEVMFGSISDETKNIAKIAEEIRNIEYSIVNIEKELNQLSIEAVASTQLADNGNLSIRSTDNSMEEIRLVTKEISGIVDLITDISEQTNLLALNASIEAARAGDAGRGFAVVAEEISKLADKTRTSVKNIMTLIAKSDSAVNIGVNHVNDTVKVLNEIVGQSNRIQTGVEKLKGEISSQSNSLTNVSDELKELQSLAESIETSCQEQKRTSEDMVVSVNSLSGSAQELAQSSEDLNRVSVTISSVAKTIATIANSFETSVD, encoded by the coding sequence ATGCATTTTTATTTTTCCAATATATCCATTCGACTCAGACTGATCCTTTTGCCTCTTCCTGTCCTATTGTTTTTATTGATTGTGCTCGTTTTGTACATTCAATCGCAAAACAAGGAAATTGATTTCTCTGTGAAAGAACAGAAAGGTATCGAGATCATCAAACCTGTTTATTTTGCATTTAAAGTTGCATTACCGAAATTCAAAATTGGGAATGAGAATGTAGATGATTTAAAACCTATGATTGAAGAAGGGAAAGCAACCATTCTCAAATCAGGAATCCTTTCTGAAGATTCAAAACAAATTCAAAAATGGAATACGTATTTAACTTACGAACGATTTGACCAAGAAACAACTCGCAATTTTTTGGAAGATACACAAGAGTTGGCAGTTAAGATTGGAGACCATTCCAATTTAATATTGGATCCTAAACTGGAATCTTATTACCAAATGGATATCATTCTGTTCCAAATTCCCATGTTATGGAAACACGTCGGACAACTCAAAGAATTAATTCGGGATGAATATCTAGGAGAAAATCGAAAACGAAAAACTTTTTCGAATATCAGTTATACAAAATCGATCATATCAATCAATGCGATTGAGAACATTTGTATCAATATAACAAGTTCTTATAAAAAAACAATGGAGAATGCGCCAACCAATCAAGGAGAGATGCAAAAGAACATAGACCAAACAAACCAAGCTTGTAATGCCTATGTTGATGAATTGAAAAAAATATTGATAACTGAAGTGAACAAACCGGATTCATCCGATGAATTATTCAATATCATTCATAAAGGAACATTTTTAGGATCGGAAATTCAAAATTTTTCCATTTTAGTTTTTGAAAACCTGATAAAAGATCGTTTGTCAGAACAAAAATTCCACCGCTTGGTCAATATCCTCATTCTAGTATTGGCTCTGAGTGTTTCCATACTTTTGATTTTTCTCATCTTTAAAAGTATCAACCTTCCATTAAAAACTGTTTTAATGAAAGTCGAGGAATTATCGAGTGGTGATGCCGATCTCACAAAAAAACTACCTTCGTTTGGTGAAAATGAAATTGGAGAAATTTCAGGTTCCATCAATCGTTTTGTAAACCAATTACATGATATCATTGTGCAACTGAAACATTCAGTGAACCAAGTTGAAAAAAGTTCTGACCAATTAAAACATGATGCTCTATCGGTATCTGATAATGCATCTGGACTCGCTTCCACTTCAGAAGAGGCTGCCGCTTCCTTAGAAGAATTATCATCCTCTTTCGAAGTAATGTTTGGTTCCATTTCAGACGAAACCAAAAACATTGCTAAAATTGCAGAAGAAATTCGAAATATTGAATATTCCATCGTGAATATTGAAAAGGAACTCAACCAGTTATCGATTGAAGCTGTTGCATCAACTCAATTAGCGGATAATGGAAATTTATCGATCCGAAGTACGGATAATTCAATGGAAGAGATCCGATTGGTAACAAAAGAAATTTCTGGGATCGTGGATTTGATCACGGATATCTCTGAACAAACAAATTTACTGGCACTCAATGCCAGTATCGAAGCGGCCCGAGCAGGTGATGCGGGAAGAGGTTTTGCTGTAGTAGCGGAAGAGATCTCAAAACTTGCCGATAAAACAAGAACTTCTGTAAAAAATATTATGACATTAATTGCAAAGAGTGATTCAGCAGTCAACATTGGTGTGAATCATGTGAATGATACAGTAAAAGTTCTGAATGAGATTGTTGGCCAATCCAATCGGATTCAAACAGGTGTTGAAAAACTAAAGGGTGAAATCTCATCTCAATCCAATAGTTTAACCAATGTATCTGACGAACTTAAAGAACTACAATCTTTGGCAGAATCAATCGAAACCTCTTGCCAAGAACAAAAACGAACTTCGGAAGATATGGTAGTCAGTGTGAATTCTCTTTCAGGTAGTGCCCAAGAACTTGCTCAAAGTTCGGAAGATCTAAACCGAGTGAGTGTCACGATTAGTAGTGTGGCAAAAACGATTGCAACGATTGCCAATTCGTTTGAAACGAGTGTTGATTGA
- a CDS encoding DUF2306 domain-containing protein: MPTNTTTKKDYRIIGFLLFLSLVPSIAGLVRIFQLTTGSGYTVENQRFFNDPIPVILHIIAVLLYSILGSFQFAPGFRSRHLRWHRISGRILVVLGLLTAGTGLWLTWVYPRVPTDGDWLFGIRMVIGVWMLACIILGFVFAMAKQFRTHSHWMIRGYAIGLGAGTQVFTHLPWFVFVGGEPSGIPRDLMMAAGWLINFLFAEWLIRKK, from the coding sequence ATGCCCACGAATACCACTACAAAAAAAGACTATAGGATAATTGGTTTTTTATTATTTCTTAGTTTGGTTCCGAGCATCGCGGGACTAGTTCGAATTTTCCAACTAACAACTGGCTCTGGTTATACGGTAGAAAACCAACGATTTTTTAATGACCCAATTCCAGTAATCCTACATATCATAGCTGTTTTATTGTATAGTATTTTAGGGTCATTCCAATTTGCCCCTGGATTTCGAAGCCGTCACCTTCGTTGGCACCGAATTTCTGGAAGGATCCTTGTAGTTTTAGGACTTCTCACGGCGGGTACTGGGCTTTGGTTAACCTGGGTGTACCCAAGAGTTCCAACTGATGGAGATTGGTTATTTGGAATTCGAATGGTGATCGGAGTCTGGATGTTGGCCTGCATCATACTTGGTTTTGTTTTTGCTATGGCAAAACAATTCCGCACTCATAGCCATTGGATGATCCGAGGTTATGCGATTGGATTAGGTGCTGGCACACAAGTATTCACACATCTTCCTTGGTTTGTTTTCGTGGGAGGCGAACCATCAGGGATTCCAAGAGATTTGATGATGGCAGCAGGATGGCTTATTAACTTTTTATTTGCCGAGTGGTTGATTCGAAAAAAATAA
- a CDS encoding tetratricopeptide repeat protein has protein sequence MAVDNDYLSYMNKGNYAMALNLLDQALLQNPEDPILLYNFALCCFQTKNFKKTIQVLDRILSEYPGFIELDNVYRLKVFSLVELKEWESAEGIIKERLQIAIDDAKLLSFLAHVYEYTHRLEDAINIHRRILKANPDYKNSLNSLGYLLALKKKLTAEERAEAIRSLKKALELDPNNPAYLDSFGYFLQTNGKPEEAWKAYRKALQKNPNHPVLLERLKNLKK, from the coding sequence ATGGCAGTAGACAACGATTACCTTTCTTATATGAACAAAGGCAATTATGCCATGGCCTTAAACCTTCTCGACCAAGCATTGTTGCAAAATCCAGAAGATCCTATCCTCTTGTACAATTTTGCTTTGTGTTGTTTCCAGACGAAAAACTTTAAAAAAACGATCCAAGTTTTAGATCGGATCTTAAGCGAATACCCAGGTTTCATAGAACTGGACAATGTGTACCGTTTAAAAGTGTTTTCCCTTGTGGAACTCAAAGAATGGGAATCTGCAGAAGGGATCATCAAAGAACGATTACAAATTGCGATCGATGATGCCAAACTCCTCTCGTTTTTAGCCCATGTATATGAATACACCCACCGTTTGGAAGATGCAATCAACATCCATAGGCGGATTTTAAAAGCCAATCCTGATTATAAAAATAGTTTGAATTCCCTTGGTTACTTACTCGCTTTAAAAAAGAAACTAACAGCAGAAGAAAGAGCAGAAGCCATTCGTTCCTTAAAAAAAGCCTTAGAACTGGATCCCAATAATCCGGCCTATTTGGATAGCTTTGGGTATTTTTTGCAAACCAATGGGAAACCAGAGGAAGCTTGGAAGGCATATCGTAAGGCCTTACAAAAGAACCCAAATCACCCAGTCCTCCTCGAAAGACTCAAGAACCTGAAGAAATAA
- a CDS encoding APC family permease, whose product MELKRSLNTFDSISVLFSSMVGSGIFFTSGYLIKETGNLWIVLLCWIIGGLLALSGSITYAYAARLLPYAGGDYVYLKVAYSPAIAFMSGWSSLLTNFSACVSVLALAFGKYVQILFPELPYFESPTYTLLGLDLQVSSRTIIGIFPILFFSGLNYFGIKSAVRVQNVFAVLKITGLLLFLALGFTIGSTHWNYLLHSPFPNILELSFYSKVLIGIVPVSFSYLGWNMITYIAEEVKNPEKTIVRSAITACFLVAGLYFAINLLFVISAPIDELAGQDGIGAIAFQKLFGVNYSILTTSFIAWVILGSMSAILIGGSRVYFAMARDGVFLPSFSKVHPKWHSPYVSIFFQGFVAILFLFVKEIEALLYMITCSILILSCLTAATPFRFEKMGMTSDYKIPLYPLPIFLYIFANIAVMVILFVEKPITASWGLMITLIALPVYYLLRLDKKQVSSKK is encoded by the coding sequence TTGGAATTAAAACGTAGCCTCAATACTTTTGATTCCATCTCCGTTTTATTCTCATCGATGGTGGGATCGGGGATTTTTTTCACTTCTGGGTATTTAATCAAAGAAACAGGAAACCTTTGGATTGTACTACTATGTTGGATCATCGGTGGTCTCCTTGCTTTATCCGGATCCATTACGTATGCTTACGCTGCAAGACTGCTTCCTTATGCGGGAGGAGACTATGTATACTTAAAAGTTGCCTATTCTCCAGCGATTGCGTTTATGAGTGGTTGGTCCTCTTTACTCACCAATTTTTCTGCCTGTGTTTCTGTTCTTGCGTTAGCTTTCGGTAAGTATGTACAAATTTTATTCCCCGAACTGCCCTACTTTGAATCACCTACTTATACACTGTTAGGTCTTGATTTACAAGTGAGTTCCCGTACAATCATTGGAATTTTTCCCATTCTCTTTTTTAGTGGATTGAATTATTTTGGAATTAAGTCAGCAGTTCGTGTACAAAATGTATTTGCTGTTTTAAAAATCACAGGACTACTTTTATTTTTGGCACTTGGGTTCACGATTGGTTCCACACATTGGAATTACCTTCTTCACTCTCCATTCCCAAATATATTAGAACTTTCCTTTTATTCCAAAGTGCTCATCGGAATTGTACCCGTATCCTTTTCTTACCTTGGGTGGAATATGATCACGTACATTGCCGAAGAAGTGAAAAACCCTGAAAAAACAATTGTACGATCTGCCATCACAGCTTGTTTTCTTGTCGCTGGACTTTACTTTGCGATCAATTTACTTTTTGTAATATCTGCGCCTATCGATGAATTAGCGGGCCAAGACGGGATTGGTGCCATCGCCTTTCAGAAGTTATTCGGAGTTAATTATTCGATATTAACTACAAGTTTTATAGCTTGGGTGATTTTAGGATCAATGTCTGCGATTCTCATAGGAGGAAGTCGAGTCTACTTTGCCATGGCAAGGGATGGAGTGTTTTTACCTTCGTTTTCCAAAGTCCATCCCAAATGGCATAGCCCCTATGTATCGATTTTCTTTCAGGGTTTTGTCGCGATCCTCTTTTTGTTTGTAAAAGAAATTGAAGCCCTGCTTTATATGATCACTTGTTCGATTCTTATTCTGTCTTGCCTCACCGCAGCAACACCGTTTCGATTTGAAAAAATGGGAATGACGTCCGATTATAAAATACCTCTTTACCCACTTCCAATCTTTTTGTATATCTTTGCCAACATTGCTGTGATGGTGATTTTATTTGTCGAAAAACCAATCACCGCTTCTTGGGGTCTTATGATCACTCTTATCGCATTGCCGGTGTATTATCTACTTCGTTTGGACAAAAAACAAGTTTCTTCTAAAAAATAA
- a CDS encoding DUF805 domain-containing protein has translation MSFQDAIKVCFQKYVDFNGNAKRPEFWYWVAFTFVVSFILQMFLPILGMVFSLAVFLPSISVGARRLHDVGMSGWWQLIGLTGIGLLVLIYFWAQKGK, from the coding sequence ATGTCATTCCAAGATGCAATCAAGGTTTGCTTTCAAAAATATGTCGATTTTAATGGAAATGCAAAACGTCCAGAATTCTGGTATTGGGTCGCATTTACATTTGTAGTTAGTTTTATCTTACAGATGTTCCTTCCCATCTTAGGAATGGTGTTTTCTTTGGCAGTTTTTTTACCAAGTATTAGTGTTGGAGCAAGAAGATTACATGACGTAGGAATGAGTGGCTGGTGGCAATTGATTGGCCTTACAGGGATTGGATTATTGGTATTGATTTACTTTTGGGCACAAAAAGGTAAATAA
- a CDS encoding ABC transporter substrate-binding protein, with protein sequence MQYFFQFCFVLIGLLFSHPMEAKESVDLYLKWYHQFQFAGYYTALEKGYYQDVGLDVNIHHSSKGLEGLHQLVSEKEARYGVGTNEVLLQWHAGKPIVVIAVIFQHSPAVLITKRTHPYQRIQDLKGKRLMLTPHVYEILAYLKKEKLELKDFKEIPHSFRSIDLIEGRADVIDGYSTTQTYEFQKSKIPVMIYSPRTSGIDFYGDNLFTSQIEIQNHPDRVKRFREASLRGWTYAMKHKEEIVDLIYEKYSENVTKEQLLYEAEQMEPLIQPNLVEMGYMYEGRWKHISEVYADFGMLPQNLNLNGFLYNPNPNRNYVWIVSVLVSAIGFLLVAWLVQRYRWNKQYSENLKSEVFKRTVELKEINDKLGSTNQFLELKLKELKEAEGKLLISEKLATVGNITAAMAHEMNTPLGAIVSSNESIEDFFLNQFGSILDQLQQSSTEVKECFDSLVKHYTETQIVLYSGKKERELKKELKFKLETHQINYQGNEEDTLLDLLLESDSFRLGERLHWILENPRHKEILQWGSKIANVYRSNLIISIASEKSSHVLKSLKNYLISDDLNNSDQSKIDITNEIETILTLYYYNINHRVNVQKHFLSNRKCKGNRDNLNLILVNLLNNALYAISFEGIIEIFVEDEGPWIKVSFVDYGSGIPKNIQDRIFEPFFTTKSKGEGVGLGLDICRKVTYKMNGKIEFESEVGKTRFTVYLLADE encoded by the coding sequence ATGCAATACTTCTTCCAATTTTGCTTCGTTTTGATAGGGCTCCTATTTTCTCACCCGATGGAAGCCAAAGAATCGGTAGACCTATATTTAAAATGGTATCATCAATTCCAATTTGCTGGTTATTACACGGCCTTGGAAAAGGGGTACTACCAAGATGTAGGTTTGGATGTCAACATTCATCATAGCTCGAAGGGATTGGAGGGACTCCACCAACTTGTTTCTGAAAAGGAAGCACGTTATGGTGTTGGAACCAACGAGGTATTATTACAATGGCACGCTGGAAAACCAATTGTTGTCATTGCTGTCATCTTTCAACATTCACCCGCAGTTTTGATTACCAAACGAACACATCCCTATCAAAGGATTCAAGATTTGAAGGGCAAACGATTGATGTTAACACCACATGTCTATGAGATTCTTGCCTATCTTAAGAAAGAAAAATTAGAGTTAAAGGATTTCAAAGAAATCCCACATAGTTTTCGAAGCATAGATTTAATTGAAGGACGAGCAGATGTTATAGATGGTTATTCCACCACACAAACGTATGAATTCCAAAAATCTAAAATACCCGTGATGATTTATTCACCAAGGACATCAGGAATTGATTTTTATGGTGACAATCTTTTCACAAGTCAAATTGAAATTCAAAACCATCCCGACCGAGTGAAACGATTTCGAGAAGCAAGCCTTCGCGGTTGGACTTATGCGATGAAACACAAAGAGGAAATTGTGGATCTCATCTATGAAAAATATTCTGAGAATGTGACAAAGGAACAATTGTTATATGAAGCAGAACAAATGGAACCTCTAATTCAACCAAATTTAGTAGAAATGGGATATATGTATGAAGGAAGATGGAAACATATATCAGAAGTTTATGCTGACTTTGGAATGCTTCCTCAGAATTTGAATTTAAATGGATTTTTGTACAATCCAAATCCAAATCGGAATTATGTATGGATTGTTTCCGTATTAGTTTCAGCAATCGGTTTTTTGTTAGTCGCTTGGTTGGTTCAAAGATATCGATGGAATAAACAATATTCTGAGAATCTAAAATCTGAAGTGTTCAAAAGAACAGTAGAGCTCAAAGAAATAAATGACAAATTAGGTTCGACCAATCAATTTTTAGAATTAAAGTTGAAGGAGTTAAAGGAGGCAGAAGGAAAATTATTAATATCCGAAAAGTTGGCTACAGTTGGGAATATTACCGCAGCAATGGCACATGAAATGAATACACCTCTTGGTGCGATCGTTTCCTCTAATGAATCGATAGAAGATTTTTTTCTAAATCAATTTGGATCTATTTTAGATCAATTGCAGCAATCATCTACAGAAGTCAAAGAATGTTTTGATTCATTGGTAAAACATTATACTGAGACACAAATTGTTTTATACAGTGGGAAAAAAGAAAGGGAATTGAAAAAAGAGTTAAAATTCAAATTAGAAACTCACCAAATCAATTATCAAGGAAACGAGGAAGATACATTATTGGATTTACTTTTGGAATCTGATTCGTTTCGTCTAGGCGAGAGATTACATTGGATATTAGAAAATCCTCGTCATAAAGAAATTTTACAGTGGGGATCAAAAATCGCAAATGTTTACCGATCAAATTTGATTATTTCGATTGCATCTGAAAAATCATCTCATGTTTTAAAATCATTAAAAAATTACTTAATTTCTGATGATCTTAATAATTCAGATCAAAGTAAAATTGATATCACAAACGAAATCGAAACGATTCTAACTCTTTATTATTATAATATCAACCACAGAGTAAATGTTCAAAAACATTTTTTATCAAATCGGAAGTGCAAAGGCAATCGGGATAACTTAAATTTAATTTTGGTTAACTTATTGAACAATGCCCTGTATGCAATTTCATTTGAAGGTATCATTGAAATTTTTGTAGAAGATGAGGGCCCTTGGATCAAAGTCAGTTTTGTAGATTATGGAAGTGGGATTCCAAAAAATATCCAAGATCGAATTTTTGAACCGTTTTTTACAACGAAATCGAAGGGTGAGGGAGTTGGATTAGGATTGGACATTTGTCGAAAAGTGACTTACAAAATGAACGGTAAAATTGAATTCGAAAGTGAAGTTGGAAAAACCAGGTTCACCGTTTATTTGTTAGCTGATGAATAA
- the surE gene encoding 5'/3'-nucleotidase SurE, with product MNLLITNDDGISSAGIKALERVLGKSYKTYLIAPLKERSVTSMALTVFQGMRVERINDNHYIADGFPVDCVNIGLYADIFPKIDFVISGINRGVNMGYDVHYSGTVGAAKHGALHGIPSLAVSSGRIDPDDGYEKEAELVLTFLEKYKSQIQSGEIWNLNFPPEVSGTGTISELVFTRLGRRRYSEKYEKKQIIEGVSEFQLNGSLLGHDEETGTDFEAYYQGKIPVTPIQLDLTEKIRLKELQSK from the coding sequence TTGAATTTACTCATCACAAATGACGACGGAATCTCTTCCGCCGGTATCAAAGCTTTGGAACGAGTCCTCGGCAAATCCTACAAAACATACCTCATTGCACCTCTCAAAGAACGATCTGTAACATCCATGGCACTCACTGTGTTCCAAGGGATGAGAGTCGAACGAATCAACGACAACCATTACATCGCTGATGGATTCCCTGTAGATTGTGTGAACATTGGTTTGTATGCAGACATATTTCCAAAAATTGACTTTGTCATCTCTGGGATCAACAGAGGTGTGAACATGGGATACGATGTGCATTATTCAGGGACAGTTGGTGCGGCAAAACATGGTGCCTTACACGGTATCCCTTCACTTGCTGTGAGTTCTGGTCGCATTGACCCTGATGATGGGTATGAAAAGGAAGCCGAACTTGTGTTAACTTTCTTAGAAAAATACAAATCCCAAATCCAGTCAGGAGAAATTTGGAATTTGAATTTCCCTCCTGAAGTCAGTGGAACGGGAACCATCAGTGAACTTGTTTTTACAAGACTCGGTCGCAGGCGTTATTCCGAAAAATATGAAAAAAAACAAATCATTGAAGGTGTCAGCGAATTTCAGTTAAACGGAAGTTTATTGGGACATGATGAAGAAACAGGAACCGACTTTGAAGCCTATTACCAAGGAAAAATTCCTGTCACACCGATCCAATTGGACCTAACAGAAAAAATTCGACTGAAGGAATTACAATCCAAATAA
- a CDS encoding LIC10415 family protein codes for MDVRLNRLLNSAEKLIQDKKDTKDVSGKAGNQAQKADEKSDFVVSLPVQYHNIQSRLTELQKQLSKEQSRIGLLEDNTQEENKLKELLFEGEPLFPELGEGNKSKPEILETSKATVSGLLAELRKKEVESENIFSLGMMLNPEEFKGKIGSVSTASMKPISETMVKRLLGG; via the coding sequence ATGGATGTTCGTCTCAATCGTCTCCTCAACTCAGCCGAAAAATTAATCCAGGACAAAAAAGACACCAAAGATGTCTCTGGAAAAGCAGGAAACCAAGCCCAAAAGGCAGATGAAAAATCTGACTTTGTGGTAAGCCTTCCTGTTCAGTACCACAATATCCAATCACGGCTCACAGAATTACAAAAACAACTTTCCAAGGAACAATCTCGCATTGGACTTTTGGAAGACAATACCCAAGAAGAAAACAAACTCAAAGAACTTTTGTTTGAGGGAGAACCACTCTTTCCAGAGTTAGGTGAAGGAAACAAATCCAAACCTGAAATTTTGGAAACAAGTAAAGCGACGGTTTCTGGCCTTCTTGCTGAACTCAGGAAAAAAGAAGTAGAAAGTGAAAATATCTTTTCACTTGGGATGATGTTAAATCCAGAAGAGTTTAAGGGAAAAATTGGATCGGTTTCCACTGCTTCCATGAAACCAATTTCAGAAACAATGGTCAAACGTCTCCTCGGCGGTTAA